A region from the Microcella frigidaquae genome encodes:
- the frr gene encoding ribosome recycling factor, producing the protein MIADVLAEATEKMTKAVEVAKEDFATVRTGRANPQLFQKIMVEYYGTPTPLAQLASLQNPEARTIIITPYDKSALKEIEKAIVNFPNLGANPSNDGEIIRVTMPELTEDRRKEYVKIVKQKAEDCKVAIRNVRRKAKDDLDALKSEVGDDEVARAEKELEAITKRATDAADEAFKKKEAELLEV; encoded by the coding sequence ATGATCGCCGACGTTCTGGCCGAGGCCACCGAGAAGATGACGAAGGCCGTCGAGGTCGCGAAGGAGGACTTCGCGACGGTTCGCACCGGTCGTGCCAACCCGCAGCTGTTCCAGAAGATCATGGTGGAGTACTACGGCACGCCCACGCCGCTTGCGCAGCTCGCGAGCCTGCAGAACCCCGAGGCGCGCACCATCATCATCACGCCCTACGACAAGAGCGCCCTCAAGGAGATCGAGAAGGCGATCGTGAACTTCCCGAACCTCGGCGCGAACCCGAGCAACGACGGCGAGATCATCCGCGTCACGATGCCCGAGCTGACGGAGGACCGTCGCAAGGAGTACGTGAAGATCGTCAAGCAGAAGGCAGAGGACTGCAAGGTCGCCATCCGCAACGTGCGTCGCAAGGCCAAGGACGACCTCGACGCCCTCAAGAGCGAGGTCGGCGATGACGAGGTCGCCCGCGCCGAAAAGGAGCTCGAGGCGATCACCAAGCGCGCCACCGACGCGGCCGACGAGGCGTTCAAGAAGAAGGAAGCCGAGCTGCTCGAGGTCTAG
- a CDS encoding phosphatidate cytidylyltransferase, with protein MADTENSPERPRRGRAASARDEVEAAIHDIETKVHDLEAKAREIDARIEARAGRNLTKAIFFGLVLGFSLLFSLIVVKELFMLFAGALVAFTVYELASALRFAGRDIPRVPLVAVSLGMVPAAFYGGAAGLWWAYLAAVGIVSLWRIVETVRPAMRQPSVSLRTDLAAGIFVLSYVPLLAGFAVVMTARDGGQWWVLAYLIVVIAIDTGAYASGILFGKHPMAPRISPKKTWEGFAGSVVAATIAGILLAVLMIGAEWWVGLVLALTLVGVATLGDLTESLIKRDLGIKDISTWLPGHGGFLDRLDSMLPATIAAYVIFSLLG; from the coding sequence ATGGCCGACACCGAGAACTCTCCTGAGCGCCCGCGTCGCGGACGCGCGGCGTCGGCGCGCGACGAGGTCGAGGCCGCCATCCACGACATCGAGACCAAGGTGCACGATCTCGAGGCGAAGGCCCGCGAGATCGACGCGCGCATCGAGGCGCGTGCCGGCCGCAACCTGACGAAGGCGATCTTCTTCGGCCTCGTGCTGGGCTTCTCGCTGCTGTTCAGCCTCATCGTGGTCAAAGAGCTGTTCATGCTGTTCGCGGGGGCCCTCGTCGCCTTCACCGTCTACGAGCTCGCCAGCGCCCTGCGCTTCGCCGGCCGCGACATCCCGCGCGTTCCGCTCGTGGCCGTCTCGCTCGGCATGGTGCCGGCCGCCTTCTACGGCGGCGCCGCGGGCCTCTGGTGGGCGTACCTCGCGGCGGTCGGCATCGTCAGCCTGTGGCGCATCGTCGAGACCGTGCGGCCCGCGATGCGGCAGCCGAGCGTCTCGCTGCGCACCGACCTCGCGGCCGGCATCTTCGTGCTCAGCTACGTGCCGCTGCTGGCCGGGTTCGCCGTCGTCATGACCGCCCGCGACGGCGGGCAGTGGTGGGTGCTCGCCTACCTCATCGTCGTCATCGCGATCGATACCGGCGCGTACGCCTCGGGCATCCTCTTCGGCAAGCACCCGATGGCGCCGCGCATCAGCCCCAAGAAGACCTGGGAGGGCTTCGCCGGCTCGGTCGTCGCCGCGACCATCGCGGGCATCCTGCTCGCGGTGCTGATGATCGGTGCCGAGTGGTGGGTGGGGCTCGTGCTGGCGCTGACCCTGGTCGGGGTGGCGACCCTCGGCGACCTGACCGAGTCGCTCATCAAGCGCGACCTCGGCATCAAGGACATCTCGACCTGGCTGCCCGGGCACGGCGGCTTCCTCGACCGCCTCGATTCGATGCTGCCGGCGACGATCGCCGCGTACGTGATCTTCAGCCTCCTCGGCTGA